Proteins encoded by one window of Gavia stellata isolate bGavSte3 unplaced genomic scaffold, bGavSte3.hap2 HAP2_SCAFFOLD_100, whole genome shotgun sequence:
- the LOC104256591 gene encoding LOW QUALITY PROTEIN: acrosin-like (The sequence of the model RefSeq protein was modified relative to this genomic sequence to represent the inferred CDS: inserted 1 base in 1 codon; substituted 1 base at 1 genomic stop codon) gives MLCVVIKATQLTQLGPEAQVXRLLVHKRYSNITQRNDISLLELDQPVQCSYSIQLACVPDTSLRLSELTTCYISGWGSTTERSGGSTDVLQEAKVRLIDVNLCNSSGWYRGAIHTHNLCAGYAQGGIDACQGDSGGPLVCKDNNADYFWLIGVTSWGKGXVRARQPGVYPSTRHFYDRILLQMGLRPAVTATATPQPVFTYTPFQRPRPIPTQSGSFTPCLFPLQKLVQFFNLLRELLQVLTGIKA, from the exons ATGTTGTGCGTGGTGATCAAGGCCACACagttgactcagctgggccctgaggcccaag TGCGGCTCCTGGTTCACAAACGCTATAGTAatatcacgcagaggaacgacattTCCTTGCTGGAATtggaccagcctgtccagtgcagctactccatccagcttgcctgcGTGCCCGACACCTCACTGAGactgtcagagctgacaacctgctacaTCAGtggctggggttccacgactgaaAGAT ctggaggatcgactgatgtcctgcaggaggccaaggtccgcctcattgatgtcaacctctgcaacagcagcgggtggtacagaggggccatccacacccacaacctgtgtgctggctatgcgcagggtggcatcgacgCCTGCCAG ggtgacagcggtggtcctctcgtctgcaaagataacaatgcagactacttctggcttATTGGAGTgaccagctgggggaaagggtGAGTGAGAGCAAGACAGCCCGGAGTCTACCCCTCCACTCGGCACTTTTACGACCGAATCCTGctacagatgggactgcgcccagcaGTAACGGCTACTGCAACACCACAGCCAGTCTTCACCTACACCCCCTTCCAGAGGCCAAGGCCTATACCAACACAATCGGGCAGTTTTACACCCTGCCTATTTCcactccagaagctggtgcaattctttaatCTTCTGCGGGAGCTCCTGCAGGTCCTAACGGGAATAAAGGCTTGA